The Candidatus Paceibacterota bacterium genome includes a window with the following:
- a CDS encoding DUF4055 domain-containing protein, with protein sequence MAVNATHPDYDAASVEWARARDVLAGEDAVKAGGEKYLPRLDSQTDEEFSAYVKRASYFNASARTSEAYLGLMFRRPPFVKLPADGAGVGRAMAEFQNDADMLGTTLTGYAKMVVGDVIGLGRAGSLVDWEDAVEHRAYVVFYRAEQVINWRVERVNGRNVPTLVVLAEHVIAPPGPDDDGFDLRLVDQMRVLKLVPGDDEPVAGKHDYHCVVELWQPKKTQRRGAKVEWQLVGTRIPLRLGKPLPLIPFVFHGPRHSRPEIDRGPLEDIITVNLDHYRLNADFKHGLHFTALPTAWVSGFDKGASLRIGSSTAWVSETPGATAGFLEFTGQGLTTHERAMDRDERLMAILGSRMLEDMKKVGETATAIELRQAGEYSILGNVALSLSESLTQVLRWVYWWNSTEELPDDVKSEQVLMTLNTDFSTKGLASQDVQAIVAAWQAGAISQDTMFDLFRRGEVLPEGRTNQEEAALLEQQRRQDAKNGVAIGTGGQSHRTVGNSSGVPMGSASAT encoded by the coding sequence GGGGGCGAGAAGTACCTGCCTCGGTTGGACTCGCAGACGGATGAGGAGTTTTCGGCCTATGTGAAGCGCGCCTCCTACTTCAATGCCAGCGCGCGCACGTCGGAGGCGTATCTCGGCCTGATGTTCCGGCGTCCGCCGTTCGTGAAGCTCCCCGCTGATGGTGCCGGTGTTGGCCGGGCGATGGCGGAGTTCCAGAACGACGCCGACATGCTGGGCACCACCCTCACCGGCTACGCGAAAATGGTGGTGGGCGACGTGATTGGTCTCGGTCGCGCCGGCTCGTTGGTGGACTGGGAAGATGCGGTCGAGCATCGGGCGTACGTGGTGTTCTATCGCGCCGAGCAGGTCATCAACTGGCGGGTTGAGAGGGTGAATGGTCGCAACGTGCCGACGCTGGTCGTGCTGGCGGAGCATGTCATCGCACCGCCTGGCCCGGATGATGATGGGTTCGACCTCCGGCTGGTGGATCAGATGCGGGTCCTGAAGCTGGTGCCTGGCGATGATGAGCCGGTCGCGGGCAAACACGACTACCACTGCGTGGTGGAACTGTGGCAGCCGAAGAAAACGCAGCGCAGGGGCGCCAAGGTTGAGTGGCAGCTTGTGGGAACCAGGATCCCACTGCGACTGGGCAAGCCGCTGCCGTTGATTCCGTTTGTGTTTCATGGGCCGCGGCATTCCCGGCCGGAGATAGATCGCGGGCCGCTGGAGGACATCATCACGGTGAACCTCGACCATTACCGCCTCAACGCTGACTTCAAGCACGGCTTGCATTTTACGGCGCTGCCCACTGCCTGGGTGAGTGGCTTCGATAAGGGCGCGTCTCTCCGCATCGGATCGAGCACGGCTTGGGTGAGTGAGACGCCAGGTGCCACTGCCGGCTTCCTGGAGTTCACCGGCCAGGGGCTGACGACTCATGAGCGAGCGATGGACCGCGACGAGCGGCTCATGGCCATTCTGGGTTCTCGCATGCTGGAGGACATGAAGAAGGTGGGCGAGACGGCCACGGCAATCGAGCTCCGCCAAGCCGGTGAATACAGCATCCTTGGTAATGTAGCGCTCAGCTTGAGCGAGTCGCTCACGCAGGTCCTGCGCTGGGTCTACTGGTGGAACTCCACGGAGGAGCTGCCTGATGACGTGAAGAGCGAGCAGGTGCTGATGACGCTGAACACGGATTTCAGCACGAAGGGGCTCGCGAGCCAGGATGTGCAAGCAATCGTCGCTGCCTGGCAGGCCGGCGCAATCAGCCAGGACACGATGTTTGATCTGTTCCGCCGCGGTGAGGTGCTGCCCGAGGGCAGGACGAACCAGGAGGAGGCAGCGCTACTGGAACAGCAAAGGCGCCAGGACGCGAAGAACGGTGTGGCGATTGGCACAGGTGGCCAGTCGCATAGGACGGTGGGCAATTCCAGCGGCGTACCCATGGGTAGCGCCTCAGCAACGTGA
- a CDS encoding coat protein, which translates to MAKTAVADIIIPTEFEKYAIERTAELSRFGESGIIEMAPEFDALAQGGGREVKMPFWKDLTATRQLLSDSASLAVNKIAADTDIARIQNDAQVWSVNHLAKVISGDDPMQAIVDLVAAYWARTDEGLVISCLKGMFAAASMSGNLLAIHSESVAGTTSATKLNGATFVDACAKLGDAASRLTAVAMHSATEAALKKLDLIDFLPDSEGKPSLASFQGRRVVVDDSLPTRAGSTDGTVYTTYLFGQGAFAKGVAPLDGTPLQGGHGTEGVELARVALDSDTVLINRRRYILHPRGVKFTSASVAGDSPTNAELETSSNWVRIWENKNVRLVAVTHNN; encoded by the coding sequence ATGGCTAAGACAGCAGTGGCGGACATTATCATCCCCACGGAGTTTGAGAAATACGCCATCGAGCGGACGGCTGAGCTGTCGCGCTTTGGCGAGTCGGGCATCATCGAGATGGCGCCCGAGTTTGATGCACTAGCGCAGGGCGGCGGGCGGGAAGTGAAGATGCCGTTCTGGAAGGACCTGACGGCGACGCGGCAATTGCTGAGTGATTCGGCGTCGCTGGCGGTGAACAAGATCGCGGCGGATACGGACATCGCGCGCATTCAGAACGATGCGCAGGTGTGGAGTGTCAACCACCTGGCCAAGGTGATCTCGGGCGACGACCCGATGCAGGCCATCGTGGACCTGGTGGCGGCCTACTGGGCGCGGACGGATGAGGGGTTGGTCATTTCCTGCCTCAAGGGAATGTTCGCCGCCGCCTCCATGTCGGGCAACCTGCTGGCGATTCATTCGGAGTCGGTCGCCGGCACCACGTCGGCGACGAAGCTGAACGGTGCGACGTTCGTGGATGCGTGCGCCAAGTTGGGCGATGCGGCCAGCCGGCTGACGGCGGTGGCGATGCACTCGGCGACGGAGGCGGCGCTCAAGAAGCTCGATCTGATTGACTTCCTGCCGGACAGCGAAGGCAAGCCGAGTCTGGCGAGCTTTCAGGGCCGGCGAGTGGTCGTGGACGACAGCTTGCCGACGCGAGCGGGCAGCACTGACGGGACGGTGTATACGACCTACCTCTTCGGCCAGGGTGCGTTCGCCAAGGGTGTCGCTCCGTTGGATGGCACGCCGCTGCAGGGTGGGCACGGGACCGAAGGCGTGGAGCTGGCGCGCGTGGCGCTGGACAGTGACACGGTGCTGATCAATCGGCGACGTTACATCCTGCATCCTCGTGGAGTGAAGTTCACCAGTGCCAGCGTGGCCGGCGACTCGCCGACCAATGCGGAGCTGGAGACCTCCAGCAACTGGGTGCGGATCTGGGAGAACAAGAACGTGCGGCTGGTGGCGGTGACGCACAACAACTAA